The proteins below are encoded in one region of Bos indicus x Bos taurus breed Angus x Brahman F1 hybrid chromosome 2, Bos_hybrid_MaternalHap_v2.0, whole genome shotgun sequence:
- the KLHDC7A gene encoding kelch domain-containing protein 7A, translated as MLPRGGGAEAQDWHLDMQLTGQLVLSAAALLLLTAAYKLYKSRPAQALPRGADAKAEAEAEAGGSGQPAAQEAVPGAPWWDLRRRRGSKGTTGPPGCSWERTEASRVPATGASSATSEAGEAGKAGRKHAGEEHAGQCPDSDLPAPRCGDQEAGTAVDGKPELPHRPHQCSEPPSPPAGLPAMESGRVGGELTPRQDSGPPKHPGSGEQESPHEGEVAHREGQCDMNNSWVFTHASGVHREEAAALQAASDLGLALRQREGASDASYTFSSMARVRVEENFIPEKVEGIRPRLKGKVYDYHVEYTSQATSRSRLAPRTAASAGAPAPESVSGPPGTRIASGRPAGDGEGRQETAASPGSDPSGSTRGFSRKESLLQILENPEFQLQLDSFGDAAPSCPDQRAAPTRPTSQDSPESSSAGSRGKPHVHSVAGTSFFHPPLSPGSALEVHLDLGNCYQALAFAKRKKLEPLKEAAYKVMRDNYLQVLRSPDIYGRLSGAERELILQRRLRGREHLVVADVCPQDGSGRLCCYDDERDAWRPLARLPPEAVSRGCAICSLFNYLFLVSGCQGSGLQPSNRVFCYNPLTDIWSEVCPLNQARPHCRLVALDGQLYAVGGECLNTVERYDPRLDRWSFAPPLPKDTFALAHTAAASGGELFVTGGSLRYLLLRFSVREQRWRAAPTGGGRDRTAEMVAVRGFLYRFDLNRSLGISVYRCSASARLWYECATYRTPYPEAFQCAVVDELVYCVGRRRTLRFLADSISPRFVPEMRQAFPSPQGTLLPTVLTLPGPDVPQTRV; from the coding sequence ATGCtccccagaggaggaggagcagaggcCCAGGACTGGCATCTGGACATGCAGCTGACGGGCCAGCTGGTGCTGTCTGCCGCTGCCCTGCTCCTGCTGACCGCAGCCTACAAGCTGTACAAGTCCAGGCCAGCCCAGGCCCTGCCGCGGGGGGCGGACGCCAAGGCCGAGGCTGAGGCGGAGGCAGGGGGCTCCGGGCAGCCTGCCGCCCAGGAGGCTGTTCCCGGGGCACCATGGTGGGACCTGAGACGCCGAAGGGGAAGCAAGGGGACCACAGGACCGCCAGGCTGCAGCTGGGAGAGGACGGAGGCCTCCAGAGTCCCGGCCACCGGAGCTTCATCTGCAACCTCAGAAGCTGGAGAGGCTGGGAAAGCTGGGAGGAAACATGCTGGAGAGGAGCACGCTGGGCAGTGCCCGGACTCTGACCTGCCAGCTCCTCGGTGCGGAGACCAGGAAGCCGGAACAGCTGTGGACGGTAAGCCCGAGCTGCCCCATCGCCCCCATCAGTGCAGCGAACCCCCAAGCCCCCCAGCTGGCCTCCCTGCCATGGAGAGCGGCCGTGTGGGTGGTGAGCTCACTCCCAGGCAGGACAGTGGACCCCCCAAGCATCCAGGGAGCGGGGAGCAGGAATCCCCCCATGAAGGTGAGGTGGCCCACCGTGAAGGCCAGTGCGACATGAACAACAGCTGGGTCTTTACCCACGCGTCAGGGGTCCACAGGGAGGAGGCAGCGGCCCTCCAGGCTGCCTCAGACCTGGGCCTGGCCCTGCGTCAGCGGGAGGGCGCCTCCGACGCTTCCTACACCTTCTCGTCCATGGCCCGGGTTCGAGTAGAGGAGAATTTCATACCGGAGAAGGTGGAGGGGATCAGGCCCAGGCTGAAGGGCAAGGTGTACGATTACCACGTGGAGTACACCTCTCAGGCCACCTCCAGGAGCAGGCTGGCCCCCAGAACAGCCGCCTCGGCAGGGGCTCCAGCCCCTGAGTCAGTGTCAGGCCCCCCGGGAACAAGGATAGCGTCTGGACGGCCTGCTGGTGACGGAGAAGGCCGACAGGAGACCGCTGCCTCCCCCGGGTCTGACCCCTCCGGCTCCACGCGAGGCTTCAGCCGCAAGGAGAGCCTCCTTCAGATCCTGGAGAACccggagtttcagctacagctcGATAGCTTTGGGGACGCTGCTCCATCCTGCCCAGACCAGAGAGCCGCGCCCACCCGCCCCACGTCCCAGGATTCTCCTGAGTCCAGCTCAGCCGGAAGCCGCGGGAAGCCCCACGTGCACTCTGTGGCTGGCACCAGTTTCTTCCACCCCCCGCTCAGCCCTGGATCAGCCCTAGAGGTCCACCTGGATCTGGGCAATTGCTACCAGGCGCTGGCCTTTGCCAAGAGGAAGAAACTGGAGCCCCTGAAGGAGGCCGCCTACAAGGTGATGAGGGACAACTACCTCCAGGTCCTGCGGAGCCCCGACATCTACGGGCGCCTGAGCGGGGCGGAGCGGGAGCTGATCCTCCAGCGCCGGCTCCGGGGGCGCGAGCACCTCGTGGTGGCCGACGTGTGCCCCCAGGACGGCTCCGGCCGCCTCTGCTGCTACGACGATGAGCGGGACGCCTGGCGCCCGCTGGCCCGCCTGCCGCCCGAGGCTGTGTCCCGGGGCTGTGCCATCTGCAGTCTCTTCAATTACCTCTTCCTGGTGTCCGGCTGCCAGGGCTCCGGGCTCCAGCCCTCCAACCGTGTCTTCTGCTACAACCCGCTGACGGACATCTGGAGCGAGGTGTGCCCCCTGAACCAGGCGCGGCCGCACTGCCGGCTGGTGGCCCTGGACGGACAGCTGTACGCCGTCGGGGGCGAGTGTCTGAACACGGTGGAACGCTACGACCCTCGCCTGGACCGCTGGAGCTTTGCGCCGCCGCTGCCCAAGGACACCTTCGCCCTGGCGCACACGGCGGCGGCGAGCGGGGGCGAGCTCTTCGTCACCGGGGGCTCGCTGCGCTACCTGCTGCTGCGCTTCTCTGTCCGGGAGCAGCGCTGGCGCGCCGCGCCCACCGGGGGCGGCAGGGACCGCACGGCCGAGATGGTGGCGGTCAGAGGCTTCCTCTATCGCTTCGACCTCAACCGCAGCCTGGGCATCAGCGTGTACCGCTGCAGCGCCAGCGCCCGCCTCTGGTACGAGTGCGCCACGTACCGGACGCCGTACCCCGAGGCCTTCCAGTGCGCCGTGGTGGACGAGCTCGTCTACTGCGTGGGGCGCCGGCGCACGCTGCGCTTCCTGGCCGACAGCATCTCGCCCAGGTTTGTGCCCGAAATGCGGCAGGCCTTCCCCTCCCCGCAGGGCACCCTCCTGCCCACCGTCCTGACCTTGCCCGGTCCTGATGTGCCCCAGACCAGGGTCTAG